In Mycolicibacterium alvei, a single window of DNA contains:
- a CDS encoding acyl-CoA carboxylase subunit beta, with amino-acid sequence MIDVLPDRVDTRAPVYLENREGLIAQLHALAEQLALANGGGGEKYVARHRSRGKMLARERVELLIDPDTAFLELCPFAAWGTKFPVGGSVVVGIGIVEGVESMIIAHDPTVRGGASNPYTFRKVFRGMAVARENRLPIINVVESGGADLPTQAEIFVPGGQLFNDLTQHSAQGLPTLALVFGNSTAGGAYIPGMCDYVVMVRNRSKVFLGGPPLVKMATGEVSDDESLGGADMHARTSGLADYMAEDEQDAIRIGRRIMARLNWRKLGPGPTQPPTPPLRDPDQLLGIASVDPKVPFDPRDVIARIVDGSAFDEFKPLYGTSLVTGWASIHGYPVGILANARGILFSEEAEKAAQFIQLANQIDTPLVFLQNTTGYMVGAEYEQGGIIKDGAKMINAVSNSAVPHLTIVMGASYGAGNYGMCGRSYFPRFLFTWPNSRSAVMGPAQLAGVLSIVARESAADRGLPFDEEADAQMRAAVEGQIERESLALANSGRLYDDGIIDPRDTRTVLGFCLSVVHNSEIRGQRGYGVFRM; translated from the coding sequence TTGATTGACGTCCTGCCCGACCGGGTCGACACCCGCGCGCCGGTATACCTCGAGAATCGCGAGGGACTCATCGCGCAGCTCCATGCGCTCGCCGAACAGCTGGCGCTGGCCAACGGTGGCGGCGGCGAGAAGTACGTCGCCCGGCACCGTAGCCGCGGCAAGATGCTGGCTCGGGAGCGCGTCGAGCTGCTCATCGACCCCGACACGGCCTTCCTGGAACTCTGTCCGTTCGCGGCGTGGGGCACGAAGTTTCCGGTGGGCGGCAGCGTTGTGGTCGGCATCGGCATCGTCGAAGGCGTCGAGTCGATGATCATCGCGCACGACCCGACCGTGCGCGGCGGAGCCTCGAACCCCTACACCTTCCGAAAAGTGTTCCGGGGCATGGCAGTCGCCCGCGAGAACCGGCTGCCCATCATCAACGTCGTCGAGTCGGGCGGGGCGGACCTGCCCACGCAGGCCGAGATCTTCGTGCCCGGGGGCCAGCTATTCAACGACCTCACCCAGCACAGCGCGCAGGGCCTGCCGACACTGGCGCTGGTATTCGGTAACTCGACGGCAGGCGGCGCGTACATCCCCGGCATGTGTGATTACGTGGTGATGGTCCGCAACCGGTCCAAGGTCTTCCTCGGTGGTCCGCCGCTGGTGAAGATGGCGACCGGCGAAGTGTCCGACGACGAGTCGCTCGGCGGCGCCGACATGCACGCCCGCACCTCCGGGCTGGCCGACTACATGGCCGAGGACGAGCAGGACGCCATCCGGATCGGGCGGCGCATCATGGCCAGACTGAACTGGCGCAAGCTCGGGCCCGGCCCGACACAGCCACCGACCCCCCCGCTGCGAGACCCCGACCAACTCCTCGGGATCGCTTCGGTGGACCCGAAGGTTCCCTTCGACCCACGTGATGTCATCGCCCGAATCGTGGACGGGTCCGCCTTCGACGAGTTCAAGCCGCTATACGGCACCTCGCTGGTCACCGGTTGGGCCTCGATCCACGGATACCCGGTAGGGATCCTTGCCAACGCGCGCGGAATCCTGTTCAGCGAGGAGGCGGAGAAGGCCGCCCAGTTTATTCAGCTGGCGAACCAGATCGACACGCCACTGGTGTTTCTGCAGAACACCACCGGCTACATGGTCGGCGCGGAGTACGAGCAGGGTGGCATCATCAAGGACGGCGCGAAGATGATCAACGCCGTCTCCAACAGCGCTGTCCCACACCTGACGATCGTGATGGGCGCGTCCTACGGTGCGGGCAATTACGGGATGTGCGGGCGGTCCTACTTTCCCCGCTTCCTGTTCACCTGGCCCAACTCGCGTTCGGCCGTCATGGGCCCGGCCCAGCTCGCGGGCGTGCTGTCGATCGTGGCCCGCGAGTCGGCCGCCGACCGGGGGCTCCCGTTCGACGAGGAGGCCGACGCCCAGATGCGCGCTGCCGTCGAGGGCCAGATCGAGCGTGAGTCGTTGGCGCTGGCCAACAGCGGCAGGCTCTACGACGACGGGATCATCGACCCGCGCGACACCCGTACCGTTCTCGGGTTCTGCCTTTCCGTGGTCCACAACAGCGAGATCCGTGGCCAGCGTGGCTACGGCGTGTTCCGGATGTGA
- a CDS encoding TetR/AcrR family transcriptional regulator: protein MRRSCLCQDVFVRTKAARWGGRTGAERRADRRRRLVNAATEIWTESGWAAVTMRGVCSRAALNDRYFYEEFKTRDELLVAAWDNVRDEMLGEVSATFAERVGQPPIETIRAAISIVVLRIAQDAGRAQILLTQHVGSSTLQDRRAVALQEATQLVMAASKPHLKPDADEMALRMDTFVAVGGFVELISAWHAGLLVDVSQVDIVEHTSRLAETLARRYVVDKFG from the coding sequence ATGCGGCGCTCCTGCCTTTGTCAAGATGTATTCGTGCGGACAAAGGCAGCAAGGTGGGGCGGGCGTACTGGCGCCGAACGACGGGCTGACCGGCGGCGGCGCCTAGTGAACGCGGCGACGGAGATCTGGACGGAAAGCGGATGGGCTGCCGTGACAATGCGTGGGGTCTGCTCCAGAGCCGCGCTGAACGACCGATATTTCTACGAGGAGTTCAAGACGCGCGATGAGTTGCTCGTAGCAGCGTGGGACAACGTGCGGGACGAGATGCTCGGCGAGGTTTCGGCAACATTTGCCGAACGCGTCGGTCAACCACCGATCGAAACCATTCGCGCCGCAATCTCGATCGTTGTTCTCCGCATCGCGCAGGATGCCGGGCGAGCACAGATCCTGCTGACACAGCACGTCGGCAGTTCAACATTGCAAGATCGCCGAGCGGTGGCCTTGCAGGAAGCAACCCAGCTCGTCATGGCCGCCAGCAAGCCGCATCTGAAGCCTGACGCAGACGAAATGGCTCTGCGTATGGACACGTTTGTAGCGGTCGGCGGCTTCGTCGAACTGATCAGCGCTTGGCACGCAGGACTACTGGTCGATGTAAGTCAGGTCGACATCGTCGAACATACGAGTAGACTTGCTGAGACGCTGGCTCGCCGCTACGTGGTTGATAAGTTTGGCTAG
- a CDS encoding acyl-CoA dehydrogenase family protein, protein MTAGATHMKQPDQREAEAAAADPWMTPERISLRNLAMSFTQKEIVPHLQDWEDAGELPRELHRRAAAAGLLGIGFAEEIGGSGGDLRDLVLLTEAVMEAGGSSGLLASLLTHHIAVPHMAAQGDPEQIRSFVAPTLAGEKIGSLGITEPDTGSDVAGIRTTARRDGDHYVVNGAKLFITSGVRADFVTTAVRTGGPGPSGISLLVVERGATGFLVSRALKKMGWLCSDTAELGFTDVRVPVVNLVGPEGSGFLQIMQQFQVERAFIAVQCYATAQRCLDLTLDWVKKRETFGRPLSTRQVVRHKIVDIATAVDVARTYTRAAVDRIVAGDTDVRMVSMAKNQAVEACALAVDTAVQLYGGMGYLRETEVERHYRDSRILGIGGGTTEIMKEIIAKQIGL, encoded by the coding sequence ATCACAGCAGGAGCAACTCACATGAAACAGCCGGATCAGCGGGAAGCGGAGGCGGCCGCAGCCGACCCGTGGATGACGCCCGAGCGCATCTCGTTGCGCAACCTCGCGATGTCGTTCACCCAGAAGGAGATCGTTCCTCACCTGCAAGACTGGGAGGACGCCGGAGAGCTCCCTAGAGAACTCCACCGCCGCGCAGCCGCAGCGGGGTTGCTGGGCATCGGGTTCGCCGAAGAGATCGGTGGCTCCGGCGGTGACCTGCGCGACCTGGTGCTGCTCACCGAGGCCGTGATGGAGGCCGGCGGCTCGTCGGGCTTACTGGCCAGCCTACTTACGCATCACATCGCAGTGCCCCATATGGCCGCGCAGGGCGATCCCGAGCAGATCCGCAGCTTCGTGGCGCCGACCCTGGCCGGGGAGAAGATCGGCAGCCTTGGCATCACCGAACCCGACACCGGTTCTGACGTCGCCGGCATCCGCACTACCGCACGGCGCGACGGCGACCACTACGTGGTCAACGGTGCGAAGCTGTTCATCACCTCGGGTGTCCGCGCCGATTTCGTGACCACCGCCGTGCGTACCGGCGGCCCGGGCCCGTCGGGGATTTCTCTGCTCGTGGTGGAGCGTGGCGCCACGGGTTTCTTGGTCTCGCGGGCACTGAAGAAGATGGGCTGGCTGTGCTCCGATACCGCCGAACTCGGATTCACCGACGTGCGCGTGCCGGTGGTCAATCTGGTTGGCCCCGAAGGCAGCGGATTCCTGCAGATCATGCAACAGTTCCAGGTCGAACGTGCTTTCATCGCCGTCCAGTGCTACGCCACGGCCCAGCGCTGCCTCGACCTGACGCTGGATTGGGTGAAGAAGCGCGAAACCTTCGGTCGACCGCTATCCACCCGACAGGTGGTGCGGCACAAGATCGTCGATATCGCGACGGCCGTCGACGTCGCCCGTACGTACACCCGTGCCGCTGTGGACCGCATCGTCGCCGGAGACACCGACGTGCGGATGGTCTCGATGGCCAAGAACCAAGCCGTAGAGGCCTGCGCGCTCGCCGTTGACACGGCCGTCCAACTATACGGTGGCATGGGCTACCTACGCGAGACCGAGGTCGAAAGGCACTATCGCGATTCGCGCATCCTGGGTATCGGGGGCGGCACCACCGAAATCATGAAGGAGATCATCGCCAAGCAGATTGGCCTCTGA